In the genome of Pyrobaculum islandicum DSM 4184, the window CTCTTCAATGGGGCGACGGAGGCCCTGCTCTATGCCCTACTCGACCTAAGACCCCGTAGGCTGTTGGTGGCGTGGCCCAGCTACGGCGACTACGAGCGAATTGCCCGCCTCCTGGGCGTCCCGGCCGTGAGGGTGCCCCCTCCCCTCCTGGAGAGGGAGGCGCGGCCTGGTGATGTCGCTATCCTCTGCAACCCCAACAACCCAACTGGCTTCTACATGCCAAGAGACGCCGTCCTCGACCTCGCCGGGAGGCTGAGGAGGAGGGGGGCGTTTCTCCTCGTAGACGAGTCCTTCATGGAATTCGCGGGAGGCAAGTCGGCGGCTCCGGATCTGCCCGTGGTGAAGTCCTACGGCAAGTTTCTAGCCACCCCTGGCTTGAGAATCGGCGCTCTCTTGTATAAACACAGAGACCCCCCGCCCTGGAGGATAAACAGCATAGCTGACTACGCAATATACCACACAGGTGCCGAGTTTCTACGCGCCCACAGAGAAAAGACGGTAGCCTACGTGAGGGAGGAGGGGGCTAGAGTTCAAGCGGCCATCTCCAGGTGTGTAAAGACTCTCCCCACCTCGGTTCACTTCCAAGTGGTGTTTGGGCCGCCTCCCCCCGGCGTGAAGGTGAGGCCTCTCTGGGACAAGGGGATAGCGGGATTTAGGTACTCGCTGAGGAGGCCTCCCGAGAACGACGTGTTGATAGAGGCGGTATGCGGTGTCTCAAGGCGGTAGTGGCCTTCTTTACCGCCCTCCCAGTCGGCGGGGCCGAGCTGGACTTCTCCTGTATTTGGGCCACCCCCTATCTGGCGGGGCTAATGGTGGGGGGCGCCGGGGGAGCCGTCTACTTCCTCACCCACAGCCCTGCGGCCGCCTACGCCGCTCTCCTCTTGGCCACCGGTCTCCACCACCTGGACGGCCTTGCTGACGTGGGAGATGCGCTGATGGTGAGGGATAGAGAGAGGGCGCGGCGGGTGTTGGAGGATCCTAGGAGGGGCGTTGGCGGGATATTCGCCGTGGTAGCCCTCTTTGTGCTTGCGGCCAGCGCGAGACCAGAGAGCTGGCTTGACTACATAGTAACTGACCTCTATTCAAAAGCGTTGGCCCTCGTCGTAGCTGCCTACTCAAAGCCGTTTAAGGAGGGGCTCGGTTCTCTTTTCATCGTCTCTGCAAAACGCCAATGGCCAGCCGCCCTACCAGCTCTCGCTGTTGCTGCTTGGCTCCACCCAGCGGCCTTTCTTGCCGCAACAGTACTTTCGCTATTCTTCTATGTAGCCGCTTACAAACATTTGGGTGGTGCAAACGGCGACCTTCTAGGCGCTCTGCTGGAGGTCACAAGGGCGCTCTATCTGGCAACAGTTGACCTTAGCACATCCCTTATAAATGGGCTCTTCTAATGCTATGGAGGTGGCCGTGGTCATGTCTAGGGTTGACAAGACACATCGTAGTGGCTTTTGGTTGTCCAGGCTAGGTTAGACTGGCGTTCTCAAGCAGTGACGACCGTGGTTACACTATGTGTAGCTAGTAGAAACGGCGTGAGGAGTTTTGCTCCAGCCGCCTAGGATACGAACCTATTGTCGTAGTAAGTATGGAACTGGATAATATATACCGTTAGCGGAATATGACATTTGCCGCAACGACGTAACATGTTTTTAACAGTCTCTTCTCTCAGAGTGTGGATCCCATAGCGTTGGCCCTCGCCCTCGCTCTTGAGACTTTAGACGTGCCCGCGAGGTGGCGCGGTTACCTAGTCACGAGGCTTATCCACCCGGTACTCCACCCGGTGGCTATTATATATAAGGCTGCCTCTCCCCTTGCGAGACCAGGTGGGTACACGCGCGGCCTCGCTGTACTTGCTGTAGGTCTCGCCGTGGGGCTGGCGCCTGCTCTTTTAGCAGTCTTGGCTAAGCCACATTTAGGTATTCTCGGCTCGTTACTAGAGGGCTATCTCCTCAAGCTTGCCTTTGGCGTCGCCCACATCATATATCCCTGTAGCCGTAGTAATGATCTGCGATGGGTAGCGCAACAATTTGTGAGGAGAGATCTCTCAACGGCTTCTGATGGACATGTGAGATCTGCATGTTTAGAGGCAGCTGCTGAGTCTCTCGTCGACTCTTACATTTCTCCGTTGATGTGGTACGCTTTCCTCGGCCTGCCCGGGGCGTGGCTTCAGAGAGCCGTCAATACGTTAGATGGGTTGGTGGGATTTCCCTACTTCGGCAGAGCGGGGGCTCCCGCCGCCTATCTAGACACAGCTCTTAACTATATCCCGGCGAGATTAGCCGCCTTATGCATAATTGCAGTAGCCGGTTGGTGGAGTCCCGAGGTCCTCTCCCACAGAAGAAGAGTTGTCAGTAGAAACGCCGGGTGGCCTATTGCAGCGCTTGCCTCAGCGCTTGGAGTTGTCTTAGAAAAGTCGGGGAGCTACGCAGTGGGAGTGGGCGGCCTCCCCACGCTTTTTGACGTGGCACGCGGCCTCTCGATTATTTCCAAGGCGGCGGCAGTTTTTATCCTCCTCACCAGTCCAGCCCTTTTACCCCCACTCTCTTAGAGTAGTAGTGTCTAACCGCCTCCACCCTGGATATCAAGTCAGCCACCTGATATAGCTCTGGGTATTCAAAATCGCCAGTGAGTATGAAGTGGGGTCTCTCCCGGCTCAAGCTAAGGAGGGCCTTGGGATCTATGAAGCCCTGTCTCACGGCGTAATTTACCTCGTCAAGGATAACTAAGTCGTAGTCATTTGCCCTTGCCAGCGCCTCCTTGAGCACTTCTTCAGGTCTTCTGAGGTCCCACAGGGTGAGCACGTCTATTCCCAGCCTCCTTAGCGCTTTGTACTCGCCAACCTCCTCTCCCATGTAAAATGGCGTCTTCATTACGAAGGCCGCCAGCACCCTCATGCCGTGGCCCCAAGCTCTTAAGGCTGTTCCGAGGGCGGCTGTGGTTTTGCCTTTCCCACCGCCGACGTATGCTAAGATCACAGTTCCTGGGGCATTATTTATATTTAAGTTGTTTCTTACGTGAGAGCCGTAATAATGGCGGGGGGCAAGGGGAGTAGGCTCGGCGACCCCCAGAAGTGCCTAAGGCCAGTCTGCGGCATTCCGCTTTTGTTTAGAGTAGCGGGCGTCCTCCACCAGCTGGCTGACGAGATCTACGTCGTGACGACGCCTAGCCACACTGAACTCGTCCAGGCGGCGGAGAGGTGGGGCCTAAAGGTTGTCTACGGAAGCGGCCAGAGCTACCCCCAAGACTTTCCCATAGCTGCCCGCCTAGCCCCGGCGGTGGTGGCGGCGTGCGACATAGCCGACCTAGAGCCCCGGCACATACAGCTTCTCACAGCGCAAGAGGTCTTCGCCACGGCGGTGACGCCGAGGGGCTACGTGGGGCTGTCCTACCTCCCCAGCGCCGACATGGACAGATGGGTGGAGGTAGACGTGGGCCCCCTCCTAGACGTAGACACCCCAGAGGACCTCGAGGAGGCAGAGAGGAGGTGCCCAACCGCCTACCCCCTCTACGTCGACGTGGCCTGCCTAAAGCCCCACGAGGAGACCCTAGACGCCGCCCCCGAGCCCCAAGGGGAGATACCGCCCATCGCCGTGGACTACAGAACCGGCGTCGTTCTCGACGGACATCACAGGCTCAAGGCGTTGCTTAAATATGGGTCGGCCCCAGTCCTCCTATTTGACTACCGGGTGGTAGAAGTGAATATCCCCAAGGAGGAGGTGGTCCAGAGAGCCCTAGAAGGCAGGCTCTACCCGCCCAAAACCACTTGGCACACCTACCGCGGCAGACACATATCCCAAATCCCAGCCGCCAAGGCGAGGCCAGCCGCCAAAAAACTCCGGTGCAGAACATAAACCGTATGTCCCTAGGCGGTCACCGCTGGCAATTCTTGACTTGCACCTATGGGGGCACGCGGCCCCCTCCGCCAGCGTTCGGGACAGGCCCGGTCGAGACAGCTCATGGAACTGCCCCTCACCGCCGCAGATAGACACGCATTTAATTCCTCCGCCTGCGCCAAACGCAGAATTTTTCCCATACCCCCAAGAAGAAAACAGCCAAACCCATGACAAAACCCGGCCCAAGACACAGCGTCGGGATATGTTATTCCTCGGCTCTAGTCATGTAGCAAAGGTAGAGGGGACTTCACTGGTTATACATATCCTATGAGATGTAGTTTAAATTAAACTAGTATATCTTAAAATTTATTAGTATTGATGTATATATTGTAGCTGTCTTTTACAGATATCAAACGAAAAAAATACTGGCAAATTCAATACCGTACATGGATAGAAAAAAGATAGCGGGATTAGCCACAATACCAGCCGCAGTAGCAATAGCGCTGATCTTGGCAACCAACTCGCTGTATCTACCTGTCAAGGTGGTACCTAAAATACCGATTACATACTCCGTGTTACCTAACGGCACCGTCATACCGGGTATACACTATGTGGGCAACGAGAAAGAAGCTAGGGTCATCCTTACGTACCCCAATGGGAGTATGCTGGAGTTTGACCTAAGCCGGCCCGAGGAGTTCATGAGGCTGTACAAGGCGGCGCCCTACTACTTCATAGAAAGCAAAAAAGAGAAGGTGCTACCTATCGGCGGAGGGGTGATCAAGGGATGGGTCAAGATAGAGAAGGGCAACAAGGCCGTCAGGCTGACCCTATTATACTTCCCCGAGGGCCCCCGACAGTAAATGGGTCGTGGATCCTCAAAAAATTCAACCTGTTCAACTGGACTGAGACGAAGTCAGTAATCGAGAACATAGAGCCAAAGGCGCTAGAGTACATACCACATGAGATACTACTGAAGGTACAACTTATCAAAGATGCACAGAGCCTTGCCATCACTACGGTTTATCCGCCGCCGATAGAGTGGGAATTCAAAAGTGTAGTTGGAGTGACTGTTGCTAGGGTGCAACACGGCGTGGCATACGACACCGACTGCTCATCAGGTATCTATAGAGGACTTGGCTGGATTAATACTGCCGGCATTTTTGGCGTCACCTTCTACAACCAGATCACCATGGAAGGTCAGCAGTGGAGCGGTTGGAGCGCTATCTCAACCGGTTGGGTGTCGTTCTCGCCGCCTAAGACGCGGGTAAAAATAGCCCAATCAACGAGTGTTTACTTCGGCATCAACATAGGTGGTAGTGGCGTTTATGGCCAAATCGGGTCTGTATCGACGTCGTGGGATCTACTTCCAAAAGAGGTCTATGTGGTGTCCTATGCTACGGGTACCGCTGGCTCTAATTATCTGACGCGTTACATAAGAGTGTGTTGATATAGGTGTGGCTGAGATCCTTTAGAGAGTAAAACTTTTGCCCCTTTTCAGCTTTTTAGTTGTTTTAGGAAGTGTGGTATGTCCTCTTTTGTTAGTATCTGCACGTCTGCTGGGTAGGTTTTCCGGGGCCGTGTCTTCTTTATCTCGACTTTGTAGGGGCCGGCTACTGCGTCTACCTCCTCCTTGTTTTTCCAGTAGTATATCTCGCCGAACTTCCGGTAGAGGTGTTCCTGTACCACGTGTTCGAGGAGGGCTGCCTCGTCGACGGCTCTGGATGTCCACTGCGCCAGCGCCCGGTAGAGCAGGGGGTCTCTGAAGAATATCTTCTTCTCTTTCCTCGGCTGGGGCATCCCGCCGGATATCTGCAGGGCGATGCCGACGGCGTATATGTCGGCGAGGAACTCCAGATACTCCCTCACCGTGTTGTGGGAGACCCCCACGTCCTGTGCCAAGGCGTGGTAGGACGTTGGACTCGGCACTCTGTCCAGCACAGCCGCCACTATGTCCTTGAGGAGGTGGGGGCTTCTGCCGTGTCTATAGGCCTCCGAAACCACGGCGTCTACGACGGTCTCAGCCGCGTCGGGGTGTCTGTTTACAGATCGGGGGAATCCGCCCGTCTCTAGGTACTCGTGGAAGGCCTCGGCCAGAGCCGCCGGGTCGCCGCCGGCTGCCCCAGTAACCTCGGCGTAGGTGGGGAAGTCGAGGGGTAGGACGACCACGTCGCGGCCGTTCCCCCTTCTGCCGGGGAACCGTTCCGGCGTTTTGACAAGGCCCACGGTGGAGGAGCCGGTGGCCGTCACCACGGCCCTCTCCAGGGCCCCCACGTCTATGTAGTACTTGAGCACGCGCCACCACCCCCTGACCGAGGTCACCTCGTCGAGAAAGAGGTAGAGCGTCTTTGCCCCCCGCCTGGTGGCGCGCCCAAGCACATACTCCAGAGCTCTCCTCAGCTCAGCCGGCGACAGGATGATGTCTAGGTCTAGGTAGGCCACAGCATCCGGCGGGACCCGCCTCAGTAGCTCCCTAATGAGGAGCTTCAAGCCCGTGGTCTTGCCCGTCTGCCTAGGGCCATAGACGAAGTTCAACGCCGGAGGATCCAGAGAGACTGCCCAGATCCAACTGGGGACCCAGCGCACCTTCTCCCCCTCCCACGCCCGAAGATGGCGGTCTCTCTCAGCCCAGTTGGTCTCAAACCACCAGGGGTTTGCCCTATCCACCACGTCCATTGTCAAAATACTGACAATAACCTTAAAAATATTTGTCATAAAACTGACAACATAAGAAGGTAGCTGAACGCCGTACTGCCAACGGGCTACACGGCAGACATACATCTGTAACATTGGCGAGAAGCCGCATTTGCATGTCCCGGGCCTAGCCGGGGCTCGGAAGGTGTAGAGAAGAGAACTCCGTGCGCCTCAGCCAGCCATGTGACGCGGAAGCCCTAGACGGCCGGGTGGCGACGACGGGGCTCCTCCAGCCACTGGCGCCAAGTGCCCCGCCTAATTCCCCAGCCTAGGCGACGTCGCCTAAGGTGACGTCGTGAAGCCTCGTCGTAGAATCGCTGTGGGGTGTGGAGATACATCGCTGAGGGGTATGGAGTTTAAATAATCTCGCGTGGTGATGTATGTGAGTTTTCTTCTGGAGAACTCGAGGGCTTCTCTGCGGGTGGCTAGGAGGGATCTTGAGGATGGTGTGAAATCTCGCCATGTTTCACGCAGAGCAGGCGCTACAGCTGTGTCTGGAGTACAAGCTCTACAGCCGCTTGGGGGATTTCCCCCCGAAGAACGACCTTAAGACTCTGGCTTCGGCCTTGTCAAGGTTTGAATGCGTCGACGTCGACCCCCTCTTTCTCGACTTATTGACGCTGGCCTACACGGCGTCTAGATACCTCCCATTTACCTTTTCTCCGGAGGCCGCCGGGAGGGCCGTGGAGTACGTGGAGAAGCTCTTGGGGGAGTTGGGATGTTTGTAGAGTTGCTGGCTGATCTGAAGAGGGAGCGCGATAGATACGTGGCTGAGGCGGTATCTGTCGGCGATAAAGGAGGTCGTCAGGAAGGTGGATCCAAACGCCCGGGTTCTGGCCTTCGGGAGCTTCGTAAGGGGGGGGGGGGGGACTCTAGGCTGGACAGCGACAGCGGAGACCGTCGGCAGAGGGCCCCACCCCTTCGAGATCCACGTGGCTACCCCCCAGGAGTACGAGAGCTGGTGCAGGAGGTTTATCGACGTGTGGCGGGAGGTCTAGCGGCCTCCCAGCGCTGCCCCTAGCTTCTCTCTAAGCGTCTTCGCCGCCTCGACGAAGACGTCTACGTCCCACCTCTCCAAGTGCCCCTCGTAGAAGTTCACGTGTAGTTGCTCCACCTGCGCGAAGAGCTTCACAACTTCACGATCTCCCAGCTCCTGGGAGATCCTCCTCACGGCGGCCCAGACAAGCCTATGTGTATCGTGCGGCCAGCGCCGCGCCTCCGCCACGGCCTTGACTAGTTGCACTACTGAGTTCCAGATCTTCTCGCCGCCTTGTCTAAGATCGCCGGCATTGATAAGCCTCAGCCCCTCCTCCCAAAAGTATTCAGACGCCTTTAGGTACAGCTCTACGCGCTCCGGCGGATCTAGACCCTGGGCTACCGCGTCGTGCAACACGGCAAGCGGGCCAAGCCCGTGCACCCTAAGGATCTCCAAAAGGTAGCTGGGGATCTCCATAAGATAATCTAAGATATACAATTTAAGACTTCTCAGCCGTCTTCAACATAGGGCATCGTTTAGGTAGGCGGGGTCAGTGTGTGTTCCCCATTGGATTACCCTCTCTAGGTTGACTAACAGCGTCGGCTTGCCGGTTATGAATGCTGTACACCCGTTTTCGCAGTACCTAGTTTCAAATTTTACGTCGCCCATGCCCATGTCGCCAACGCCTCTGGGACGGCGGCGAGGCTGGGCACCTCTCTTCTAACGTCGGCAAGTGCGAGAGCCCTTGCCTCGCCTGTCCCCATTGCGAAGCCAAGATGATCGAAGAGAGAAACCGCGTAATGCATTGCCCCGCCTGCGGCTTCTCGGACCGTAGGGATAGAATTCCGTTGCTCTGGGCAAAGAGGAGGTACTGGGAGCTCCTCCAGAAGCAACCCGCTTTTTCGGCGACCACCACACTTTTAAGTTCGTAAACTGTCGCTCCTATGAGCCACTACCCCGGCCCTGGGGCCCGGCGACCAAGGGGGCACAGCCAGCCCCCAACGACCCAAGCCCCCTCGCCCGCGGCCGCCCAAAAGGCGTCTCCGCGGGCAGGCCCCGAGCCCCCCGGAGAGGGCCGGGCGCCACAGAGGGGGTTTTTGTCATGTTGCCCATCTGGCTGAGGCTCTCGGAGAAGTGTATAAATCTCTGGGTCTATTCTGCGTTGGTGATGATGTCCAGGGCGCCGATGTGTGGGGAGGGTTTCTGGTCGCTGACAGGTCTGCCCAGTCTTACAGCAACCTGTACACCTCTCTACAGATAGCTACAGAATTCAATAGGATACATCGCTATTCGTAACTCTGCCGTGGAGATATATCTGTTCTCCCGTTATATGCGCTTAGGCACGATCACATATATAAACTAAACTGTTAGGGGGTGTATGCCGGTTTTGCTGAGAGCTAAAGCACACGGACTTGTTGTGACTGGCAAAAATCTACACTACGAGGGATCTCTGACGTTGGGAAGAGATATCATAGAAGCGGCGGGGTTCTACCCGTTGGAAAAAGTAGAAGTCTACAACGTCACAAATGGGGCACGATTTACTACATATGTAATCCCGGGCAGGCCGGGGGAGGTTGTACTAAACGGCGCCGCAGCGAGACTCGGAGAGGTAGGCGATGTGATTATTGTTGCGGCGTATGAATGTGTAGCTAACCCAGCTTCCCACATCGCAACTATTGCAATTTTTGAAGGTAATAAATTGAAAGAAGTTAGGAAAATTTCTCTCAGTGACATGTATTGATACAAGCCTTCCAGCTATTTCAATAGTAAAGTCGGTATGTGTGTCTTGCCTATTGGCATGGGGACCTTTGGCGCGGGAGACGACTTCCTTATCTTTTTTTCGGCCCCTCCTCCGGGGGGCTCAGGGGCCGTGCCGGGGCGAGGGGCGGCTCACCCGGGGGTCGGCCGCGAGTCGCTTGTTGTAACAGTTTGGCGCCCCGGGGCCAGGCGTCGTTCATGTGGGAGGTGTAGTTGGGGGGTTAGGTGGTGGTCGCCGGGGGGTTGTTTCTAGCCCCCAGTACCTCTTCTCCGCCATGTCATGGGGGCGTTGTCTCTGTTGTCTGAGAAGCCGCAGGTGGGGCAATGCATTACGCGGCCCCTCTCCTCCGCCATCTTAGCGCCGCAACGGGGACACACTGTGCTGTAGAGTCTCTCCTCTAGATACGGCAATCCATACCATTGTGCGAGCGCCTGTAGGCGCTTCCTTAGTTGTCCCAAACCGTCTAGGAGGTGTTTCCTCACGCCGTTTCCGCCCCTCTCCTTCAACTCCCGGTAGCTCTCGTCTTCCATTGTGTCGACGACTATGGCGGCTTGGTGCTCTCTTGCCAACTTTATGATCTCGCGGGCGGCGTTTATAACAACGTCGAGGATTACGCCGTAGCGCTTTGTCTCAAGCTTCCACAGCTGTCTCTGGAGATCCAACGCTCTGCGTGGATCCCTGTCCTCGTCCACACGCGCGAGAGCTCTGCTTAATTGACTTATGTGGGCGTGGATCTTCTCAAGCTTCCGTATCCGCTCTTTCCTAGGAAACTTCAGTAGCTTTACGACTCTGCCGTCGGCCACGAGACCAACCTTTATGTAGTGGTCAAGGCGGTTGACATCGACGACGACAAGCGCCCTGGGCTCTATCTGCGTCACCTCTCTAGCGAATACGAGAGCGACATATAAACCACAGTATGTCTGCTCCTCCTTATCGTCTCTCTTCTCAATGCCCAAATATCCCAACTTGAGTCTGGCGCCTTCTTCCAACCGCTTTTTAATCCAAGCGACGTCGCTTTTCTTCAGCTCGATGGCGAAAGGCGGTATGCCCAACCTCCGCACTCTGAGGACACCGCTCTTTAGGTCAACGAAGACCGCTCTACTCATATCTTTCTCGTTTTCAACCCTAAGTTGCGCATTCAGCGGAATTGCCTTGTGGAACACCACGTCGCGCCAGAACATCTTGGCTTTATGTACCAAGTACCTCCCCAACCCGTACTTGGGAAACACCTCATCTATTATCTTGACAGCCAGCTCCCGCCTGTCTGGCGTGAGGAGTCTGTCCAACTCCTCCGTAGTTAGCTTCGGCTCCTCTTGCCCCGTCAACTCTTTCAACAGCCTTCTGACGTACTCCTCCACCGCTAGGTGCATACGCGTCACTAGGTCTAGGACGTCTGGACGCTCCTCGATGAGGCGCCACGGTATCTCCACCCTCAGCGTTCTGTATGCATACATGGGCGTATATGTGGCGGAGGGTGAAATCTCTGTTGGTTATGGGAGGCGCATGGGGCAGGCCAAAAGTTTCACAAGACAAACCCACGGCGCCGTGCCCCGCCTCTTCTCAGAGCTGGCGAAACACTGACCCCTCCCCCGGGACTGCGATATACGCGGCGCCCGCCGATGCGTTGACTACGGC includes:
- a CDS encoding aminotransferase class I/II-fold pyridoxal phosphate-dependent enzyme translates to MFRLDVHGGSTWAEEVRYDFSDNSNPIGPPPGLEEALVQAAARGVHRRFPAHLAEEVLREYEGVEVTLFNGATEALLYALLDLRPRRLLVAWPSYGDYERIARLLGVPAVRVPPPLLEREARPGDVAILCNPNNPTGFYMPRDAVLDLAGRLRRRGAFLLVDESFMEFAGGKSAAPDLPVVKSYGKFLATPGLRIGALLYKHRDPPPWRINSIADYAIYHTGAEFLRAHREKTVAYVREEGARVQAAISRCVKTLPTSVHFQVVFGPPPPGVKVRPLWDKGIAGFRYSLRRPPENDVLIEAVCGVSRR
- a CDS encoding adenosylcobinamide-GDP ribazoletransferase, with product MRCLKAVVAFFTALPVGGAELDFSCIWATPYLAGLMVGGAGGAVYFLTHSPAAAYAALLLATGLHHLDGLADVGDALMVRDRERARRVLEDPRRGVGGIFAVVALFVLAASARPESWLDYIVTDLYSKALALVVAAYSKPFKEGLGSLFIVSAKRQWPAALPALAVAAWLHPAAFLAATVLSLFFYVAAYKHLGGANGDLLGALLEVTRALYLATVDLSTSLINGLF
- a CDS encoding CobD/CbiB family cobalamin biosynthesis protein: MDPIALALALALETLDVPARWRGYLVTRLIHPVLHPVAIIYKAASPLARPGGYTRGLAVLAVGLAVGLAPALLAVLAKPHLGILGSLLEGYLLKLAFGVAHIIYPCSRSNDLRWVAQQFVRRDLSTASDGHVRSACLEAAAESLVDSYISPLMWYAFLGLPGAWLQRAVNTLDGLVGFPYFGRAGAPAAYLDTALNYIPARLAALCIIAVAGWWSPEVLSHRRRVVSRNAGWPIAALASALGVVLEKSGSYAVGVGGLPTLFDVARGLSIISKAAAVFILLTSPALLPPLS
- a CDS encoding cob(I)yrinic acid a,c-diamide adenosyltransferase, translating into MILAYVGGGKGKTTAALGTALRAWGHGMRVLAAFVMKTPFYMGEEVGEYKALRRLGIDVLTLWDLRRPEEVLKEALARANDYDLVILDEVNYAVRQGFIDPKALLSLSRERPHFILTGDFEYPELYQVADLISRVEAVRHYYSKRVGVKGLDW
- a CDS encoding NTP transferase domain-containing protein — its product is MRAVIMAGGKGSRLGDPQKCLRPVCGIPLLFRVAGVLHQLADEIYVVTTPSHTELVQAAERWGLKVVYGSGQSYPQDFPIAARLAPAVVAACDIADLEPRHIQLLTAQEVFATAVTPRGYVGLSYLPSADMDRWVEVDVGPLLDVDTPEDLEEAERRCPTAYPLYVDVACLKPHEETLDAAPEPQGEIPPIAVDYRTGVVLDGHHRLKALLKYGSAPVLLFDYRVVEVNIPKEEVVQRALEGRLYPPKTTWHTYRGRHISQIPAAKARPAAKKLRCRT
- a CDS encoding ATP-binding protein, with the protein product MDVVDRANPWWFETNWAERDRHLRAWEGEKVRWVPSWIWAVSLDPPALNFVYGPRQTGKTTGLKLLIRELLRRVPPDAVAYLDLDIILSPAELRRALEYVLGRATRRGAKTLYLFLDEVTSVRGWWRVLKYYIDVGALERAVVTATGSSTVGLVKTPERFPGRRGNGRDVVVLPLDFPTYAEVTGAAGGDPAALAEAFHEYLETGGFPRSVNRHPDAAETVVDAVVSEAYRHGRSPHLLKDIVAAVLDRVPSPTSYHALAQDVGVSHNTVREYLEFLADIYAVGIALQISGGMPQPRKEKKIFFRDPLLYRALAQWTSRAVDEAALLEHVVQEHLYRKFGEIYYWKNKEEVDAVAGPYKVEIKKTRPRKTYPADVQILTKEDIPHFLKQLKS
- a CDS encoding HEPN domain-containing protein, with product MFHAEQALQLCLEYKLYSRLGDFPPKNDLKTLASALSRFECVDVDPLFLDLLTLAYTASRYLPFTFSPEAAGRAVEYVEKLLGELGCL
- a CDS encoding PaREP1 family protein codes for the protein MEIPSYLLEILRVHGLGPLAVLHDAVAQGLDPPERVELYLKASEYFWEEGLRLINAGDLRQGGEKIWNSVVQLVKAVAEARRWPHDTHRLVWAAVRRISQELGDREVVKLFAQVEQLHVNFYEGHLERWDVDVFVEAAKTLREKLGAALGGR
- a CDS encoding aspartate 1-decarboxylase, with amino-acid sequence MPVLLRAKAHGLVVTGKNLHYEGSLTLGRDIIEAAGFYPLEKVEVYNVTNGARFTTYVIPGRPGEVVLNGAAARLGEVGDVIIVAAYECVANPASHIATIAIFEGNKLKEVRKISLSDMY
- a CDS encoding zinc ribbon domain-containing protein; protein product: MYAYRTLRVEIPWRLIEERPDVLDLVTRMHLAVEEYVRRLLKELTGQEEPKLTTEELDRLLTPDRRELAVKIIDEVFPKYGLGRYLVHKAKMFWRDVVFHKAIPLNAQLRVENEKDMSRAVFVDLKSGVLRVRRLGIPPFAIELKKSDVAWIKKRLEEGARLKLGYLGIEKRDDKEEQTYCGLYVALVFAREVTQIEPRALVVVDVNRLDHYIKVGLVADGRVVKLLKFPRKERIRKLEKIHAHISQLSRALARVDEDRDPRRALDLQRQLWKLETKRYGVILDVVINAAREIIKLAREHQAAIVVDTMEDESYRELKERGGNGVRKHLLDGLGQLRKRLQALAQWYGLPYLEERLYSTVCPRCGAKMAEERGRVMHCPTCGFSDNRDNAPMTWRRRGTGG